In a single window of the Nicotiana tomentosiformis chromosome 8, ASM39032v3, whole genome shotgun sequence genome:
- the LOC104120540 gene encoding hydroxyproline O-arabinosyltransferase 1, translated as MGWGKLFFTVVITLSAALITYNILISANASFKQEFPGPSNNFRKGGIFSQDPIIQMPLDKSKSKKRLFHTAVTSSDSVYNTWQCRIMYYWFKKFKDEENSEMGGFTRILHNGKPDRFMDEIPTFVAQPLPSGMDQGYIVLNRPWAFVQWLQQAQIEEDYILMAEPDHVIVKPIPNLSMDGLGAAFPFFYIEPKKYESVLRKFYPEERGPITDIDPIGNSPVIVGKEALKKIAPTWMNVSLAMKKDPEADKAFGWVLEMYAYAVSSALHNVGNILHKEFMIQPPWDTEIGKAYIVHYTYGCDYDMKGKMTYGKIGEWRFDKRSYDNKWPPRNLSLPPPGVPESVVTLVKMVNEATANIPNWGS; from the exons atGGGTTGGGGAAAATTGTTCTTCACAGTGGTGATTACACTTTCAGCAGCATTGATCACATACAATATCCTCATCTCAGCTAATGCTTCTTTCAAACAAGAATTCCCAGGCCCTTCAAATAATTTTAGGAAAGGTGGGATTTTTAGTCAAGACCCAATTATACAGATGCCATTGGACAAATCAAAGAGCAAGAAGAGGTTGTTTCACACAGCTGTAACATCGTCTGATTCAGTATATAACACGTGGCAGTGTAGGATTATGTATTACTGGTTCAAGAAGTTTAAGGATGAGGAAAATTCAGAGATGGGTGGGTTTACAAGGATCTTGCATAATGGTAAACCAGATAGGTTTATGGATGAGATCCCTACTTTTGTTGCTCAGCCACTTCCCTCTGGAATGGATCAG GGTTATATTGTCCTCAATAGGCCATGGGCTTTTGTTCAGTGGCTTCAACAAGCACAAATTGAAGAAGA CTACATATTGATGGCGGAACCAGATCATGTTATCGTCAAGCCCATTCCCAACCTATCTATGGATGGCCTTGGAGCGGCGTTCCCTTTCTTTTATATAGAACCCAAAAAGTATGAGTCTGTACTGAGAAAGTTCTACCCTGAAGAACGGGGACCTATAACTGACATTGATCCCATTGGAAATTCCCCTGTCATTGTTGGGAAG GAAGCTTTGAAGAAGATAGCTCCAACATGGATGAATGTTTCTCTGGCGATGAAAAAGGATCCTGAAGCAGACAAAGCATTTGGTTGGGTGCTTGAAAT GTATGCCTATGCAGTTTCGTCTGCTTTGCATAATGTTGGTAACATATTGCACAAGGAATTCATGATTCAG CCTCCTTGGGATACGGAAATTGGCAAGGCATACATAGTTCATTACACATATGGATGTGATTACGATATGAAG GGAAAGATGACCTATGGAAAAATTGGAGAGTGGAGATTCGACAAAAGATCATATGATAATAAGTGGCCTCCAAGGAACCTTTCTCTGCCTCCACCCGGTGTCCCAGAGAGTGTG GTTACCCTGGTAAAAATGGTGAATGAAGCCACCGCTAACATTCCAAATTGGGGTTCTTAG